Proteins encoded by one window of Engraulis encrasicolus isolate BLACKSEA-1 chromosome 23, IST_EnEncr_1.0, whole genome shotgun sequence:
- the LOC134439715 gene encoding uncharacterized protein LOC134439715: MYLQQRFLVAAVFAFMWYCLDYGQVTLQLSVLICVLFSLNFFKGSVECSTQTDELAEQSPCQEVDEEIRCGHRSSTTSFPEELQHGFQYLTVKRSLREVFECAYTQSVLPWYTVPESTINQPFHAALKTEFDLFVDRLICRAREFDLCDASIGCVRILTQHLHNAKQSTGGPLFNSRTEEMAVLRVFSEALVRNLLPESLWNLELYRCILNEVVALKVLDLLVTWLSDPDNLNQLVVSQLDRVAVSRSVESLCESQRDDASTTETEDTGASTDDEEDVPKRKRNKKGKKEKKGGKRLKQGWTKFIDKMKTKKAKKKELKMKEQELIRRALSHRRTACITPDGEGEGDEEGGGGGSNTGSGRSSHIGSDGEDDSDLESYLTSVQEDMMEFKLSYEMWRVGNWTVVVNKVEQKNEDLCFTVHLEERDNPDNLHWDVTKTGTDLLHFHSRWQDMSGLPSISAILAEGGQDRDAAFLEEAKTILQNFLQELVDDEHFGHSQPVFQFLCPLDRLLNEEEPGSGVWGLLSGIAYFLTPGQEEEEHNGPGADTQSVNDMKFTAATVHEPETSHRSSKVNGQDQHAKGDIPEPHHPASLNGFSSSESNSRRCSVTSIKDFNNDPNNKYGSKTNLKDCIEEPALTNGNGPEESEDVPHSSGPLISGLNSIAESFDEFLSKAKAAMPKMHNNILTQGSDSISTSTSTSSLNDICSQTGSSKVSKRDKLGLRKPVGKRRGGRDIGCQAKEASLPPPLAPLDKNANQAKEHLEATKAIFDLLKEISGNSLILNIFDAILKPVMPLVKKKVNSFMDRMNPTEEQMASYIDLVREKQWPNGTAHAGGPKPPPRTPEDMNETRERAQQLINTRYSNFLVLKKTDVETVFKLFQDTEENKKLVYMILSFLLHQFLPGEPAIHVITQLYVKDIV, translated from the exons ATGTACCTGCAACAGCGCTTCCTCGTCGCCGCTGTCTTTGCCTTCATGTGGTATTGTTTGGATTATGGACAAGTTACACTTCAGTTGAGCGTACTGATCTGCGTTTTGTTTTCACTGAATTTCTTTAAAGGGTCTGTTGAATGTAGTACGCAGACAGACGAGTTGGCTGAACAATCACCATGTCAG GAGGTAGATGAGGAGATACGCTGTGGCCATCGGAGCAGTACAACCAGTTTCCCAGAGGAATTGCAGCATGGCTTTCAGTATTTAACTGTGAAGAGGTCGCTTCGAGAAG TCTTTgagtgtgcatacacacagtcaGTCCTTCCGTGGTACACAGTGCCAGAGTCTACCATCAACCAGCCCTTCCACGCAGCGCTGAAGACCGAATTTGACCTGTTTGTGGACCGCCTCATCTGCAGGGCTCGGGAGTTCGACCTCTGTGACGCCAGTATAGGCTGCGTACGCATCCTCACCCAACACCTGCACAATGCAAAGCAGAGCACGGG AGGTCCCCTGTTCAACTCTAGAACCGAGGAGATGGCGGTCCTCAGGGTGTTCTCCGAGGCCCTCGTACGGAACCTCCTCCCAGAAAGCCTCTGGAACCTCGAGCTCTACCGGTGTATTTTAAATGAAGTGGTGGCCCTGAAAG TGTTAGACCTGCTGGTGACTTGGCTGTCAGACCCAGACAACCTGAACCAGCTGGTAGTGAGTCAGCTGGACAGAGTGGCCGTCAGCCGGTCGGTGGAGAGTCTGTGTGAGTCCCAGAGAGACGATGCATCCACTACAGAGACCGAAGACACTGGAGC CTCAacagatgatgaagaggatgtcCCCAAGCGGAAAAGGaacaagaaaggaaagaaagagaaaaaag GTGGGAAAAGATTAAAACAGGGATGGACGAAATTCATTGACAAGATGAAGACGAAGAAGGCCAAGAAGAAGGAGCTGAAGATGAAGGAGCAGGAGCTGATCCGGAGGGCCCTGTCCCATCGGCGCACCGCCTGCATTACCccggatggagagggggagggggatgaggagggcggaggaggaggcagcaaCACGGGGTCCGGCAGAAGCAGCCATATTGGCTCAGATGGG GAGGACGACAGTGACCTGGAATCCTACCTCACCAGCGTTCAGGAGGACATGATGGAGTTCAAGTTGTCCTATGAGATGTGGAGGGTGGGGAACTGGACTGTTGTTGTGAATAAG GTCGAGCAGAAGAATGAAGACCTGTGCTTCACCGTTCACCTCGAAGAGCGTGACAATCCTGACAATCTACACTGGGACGTCACCAAAACAGGCACGGACCTTCTCCATTTCCATAGCCGATGGCAG GACATGTCAGGGCTGCCATCGATATCCGCTATATTGGCGGAAGGAGGACAGGACCGCGATGCAGCATTTCTGGAGGAAGCGAAAACCATCTTGCAAAACTTTCTTCAG GAACTGGTGGATGACGAGCACTTCGGTCACAGCCAGCCGGTGTTTCAGTTCCTGTGTCCGCTAGACAGACTGCTGAATGAAGAGGAGCCGGGCAGTGGGGTGTGGGGCCTCCTCAGTGGCATCGCCTACTTCCTCACACCcggacaagaggaagaggag CACAATGGTCCAGGGGCAGATACTCAAAGCGTAAATGACATGAAGTTCACTGCTGCCACGGTCCACGAGCCAGAAACATCACACCGGTCCAGCAAGGTGAACGGTCAGGACCAACATGCCAAAGGAGACATCCCAGAACCTCATCATCCTGCTTCCCTTAACGGTTTCTCTTCTAGCGAGTCGAACAGTAGACGCTGCTCTGTAACCAGCATCAAGGATTTTAACAATGACCCCAACAACAAATACGGTTCTAAAACCAACCTCAAAGACTGTATCGAAGAACCTGCGTTGACCAACGGTAACGGACCAGAGGAGTCGGAGGATGTACCACACTCTTCCGGACCCCTAATCAGCGGCCTTAACAGCATCGCTGAGAGCTTCGACGAGTTTCTATCCAAAGCCAAAGCGGCGATGCCCAAAATGCACAACAACATACTCACCCAGGGGTCCGACTccatctctacctctacctctacctcgtCGTTGAACGATATCTGCTCGCAGACGGGAAGCAGCAAAGTAAGCAAGCGGGATAAACTCGGTCTTAGGAAGCCTGTGGGAAAGCGGAGAGGGGGACGAGACATAGGATGCCAGGCAAAGGAGGCCAGCCTCCCACCTCCCCTCGCGCCGCTGGACAAGAACGCTAACCAAGCCAAGGAGCACCTGGAGGCCACTAAGGCCATATTTGATTTACTCAAGGAAATATccg GGAATTCTTTAATCCTCAATATATTTGATGCCATTCTAAAACCGGTCATGCCTTTGGTGAAAAA GAAAGTGAATAGCTTCATGGATCGGATGAACCCCACAGAAGAGCAGATGGCGTCCTACATTGACCTCGTCAGAGAGAAGCAGTGGCCCAACGGCACCGCCCATGCCGGGGGGCCAAAACCTCCCCCGAGGACCCCAGAAGATATGAACGAGACCAGGGAACGAGCTCAGCAGCTCATCAACACCCGAT ATTCAAACTTCCTAGTCCTAAAGAAGACTGACGTGGAAACAGTATTTAAGCTCTTCCAAGATACTGAGGAGAATAAGAAGCTGGTCTAT ATGATTCTATCGTTCCTGTTACACCAGTTCCTGCCTGGAGAGCCAGCCATTCATGTTATCACCCAACTGTATGTGAAAGACATTGTTTGA